A genomic window from Sphingobacteriales bacterium includes:
- the aceA gene encoding isocitrate lyase has protein sequence MATKQERAEALKKDWATNPRWKDVKRDYTAEEVINISGSVQIEYTLAKNGAEKLWKKLHTDDWVAGLGAFNGNQAIQEVTAGMKAIYLSGWQVAADANLSAEMYPDQSLYPANSVPMVVKRINNSLMRRDQIEYMDGEPTRDWMVPIVADAEAGFGGNLNAYELMKQMIEAGAAGVHWEDQLASAKKCGHLGGKVLVPTQEAINKLSAARLASDVCGTSTLVIARTDAEAANLITSDIDPRDTKFIIEGKRAPEGFYYVKNGLEQGIDRGLSYAPYADLIWMETGNPDLGMAREFAQGIHAKYPGKMLAYNCSPSFNWAKYMDVKAMTTFREDLAAMGYKFQFITLAGFHANNTVMFELSKAYMERGMAGYSELQQREFALESAGFQAIKHQSFVGTGYFDAIQQVCQQGQSSTTALAGSTETEQFH, from the coding sequence ATGGCAACAAAACAAGAAAGAGCGGAAGCTCTAAAAAAAGATTGGGCAACAAATCCTCGTTGGAAAGACGTTAAAAGAGATTATACAGCCGAAGAGGTAATAAACATCAGCGGTTCTGTACAAATTGAATACACTTTGGCTAAAAACGGAGCTGAAAAATTATGGAAAAAATTACACACGGATGACTGGGTTGCCGGTTTAGGTGCTTTCAATGGCAATCAGGCTATTCAGGAAGTTACAGCAGGCATGAAAGCCATTTATCTTTCAGGCTGGCAGGTAGCTGCTGATGCTAACCTTTCCGCAGAAATGTATCCGGATCAAAGTTTATACCCTGCGAACTCGGTTCCCATGGTGGTTAAACGCATCAACAACTCTCTGATGCGTCGTGACCAGATTGAATATATGGATGGCGAACCAACACGCGACTGGATGGTTCCGATTGTTGCAGATGCCGAAGCTGGTTTTGGTGGCAACCTGAACGCATACGAACTGATGAAACAAATGATTGAAGCGGGTGCTGCCGGTGTTCACTGGGAAGACCAGTTGGCATCTGCAAAAAAATGCGGTCACTTAGGCGGCAAAGTATTGGTACCTACCCAGGAAGCTATCAATAAATTATCGGCTGCCCGTTTGGCTTCAGACGTTTGCGGAACTTCTACATTGGTAATTGCCCGTACAGATGCTGAAGCTGCAAACTTAATTACATCAGATATCGATCCGCGTGATACTAAATTCATCATCGAAGGGAAACGTGCTCCGGAAGGTTTTTACTATGTTAAAAACGGTTTGGAACAGGGTATCGACAGAGGTTTGTCTTATGCACCTTATGCTGACCTGATCTGGATGGAAACAGGTAATCCTGATTTAGGTATGGCAAGAGAATTTGCGCAGGGCATTCACGCAAAATATCCGGGAAAAATGCTGGCGTACAACTGTTCTCCTTCCTTCAACTGGGCGAAATACATGGATGTGAAAGCAATGACTACGTTCCGTGAAGATTTAGCTGCTATGGGTTACAAATTCCAGTTCATCACATTAGCAGGATTCCATGCTAACAATACCGTGATGTTTGAATTAAGCAAAGCATACATGGAAAGAGGTATGGCAGGTTACTCTGAGTTACAGCAAAGAGAATTTGCATTGGAGTCTGCAGGCTTCCAGGCAATCAAACACCAGTCATTTGTTGGTACAGGTTACTTCGATGCTATTCAGCAGGTCTGTCAGCAAGGACAATCTTCCACCACGGCACTGGCAGGTTCTACAGAGACAGAACAATTCCATTAA
- a CDS encoding phytanoyl-CoA dioxygenase family protein — MFDFTENNKRILKNEEWQQRLFTEGYVILPFYTKEDIRHLTEFYYDITSQNKHGFQPTTYFTDNEYRIKASNEIIQTARPHLEKLLSDYKTYMGSYIVKHADNNSELGVHQDMTLVDESAFMGMNIWSPLCDTTPENGALYLIPESHRIFPTYRSATIPNIYDKYVDVVKRYMQPVYMKAGEAILFDNSILHFSPVNRSKETRIATNVFVTHKDAKITITYNDRGKNKIELFEQEGDFFTSYQQFDNQSNMLRPKIGRSIGFTEYDFPVLTPAILKAKYGPLPDETLFEKIKSLFSF; from the coding sequence ATGTTTGACTTTACTGAGAATAATAAACGAATACTGAAGAACGAGGAGTGGCAGCAGCGGCTGTTTACAGAAGGTTACGTCATTCTCCCTTTCTACACCAAAGAAGATATCAGGCATCTGACTGAATTCTATTACGATATCACATCACAGAATAAACATGGCTTTCAGCCAACGACCTATTTTACGGATAACGAATACCGCATTAAAGCCAGCAATGAAATAATTCAAACAGCCCGGCCACATCTCGAAAAATTGCTGTCGGACTATAAAACCTATATGGGAAGTTATATTGTCAAGCATGCGGATAATAACAGTGAACTGGGGGTGCATCAGGATATGACACTGGTGGATGAATCGGCATTTATGGGAATGAATATCTGGTCGCCCTTATGTGATACGACTCCAGAGAATGGCGCCTTATACCTGATACCTGAAAGTCATCGTATTTTTCCCACCTATCGTTCAGCTACCATTCCAAATATTTATGACAAATACGTGGATGTCGTTAAACGCTATATGCAACCGGTCTATATGAAAGCAGGAGAGGCCATCCTGTTCGACAACAGCATTCTCCATTTTTCGCCGGTTAACCGCTCCAAAGAAACACGTATTGCGACGAATGTTTTTGTTACCCATAAGGATGCAAAGATTACCATCACCTATAACGACAGGGGAAAAAATAAAATCGAACTGTTTGAACAGGAAGGTGATTTCTTTACTTCCTATCAGCAGTTTGATAATCAGTCCAACATGCTTAGACCTAAAATCGGCAGGAGCATTGGATTTACTGAGTATGATTTTCCGGTGCTGACTCCGGCCATACTGAAGGCGAAATACGGACCGCTTCCCGATGAAACTTTATTTGAAAAAATTAAATCATTGTTTTCATTCTAA
- a CDS encoding class I SAM-dependent methyltransferase — translation MSIFTKFKGTKNKTDHPEKVGDFYNKNHDAFIKVYGEVIQAFRTNDLKGILNYQIEQIGFKPEYRVLDAGCGVCGPARHFARETGCTVDAVTVSESQLNASRQHIAHEQLQDKITVHLQDYHEVDKLFPNETFDKVYFLESFGHSTDKEKLLKAIWKVLKPGGEVYIKDLFRRISKNWLVQRKIDGEIKKINDAYYYDVADLNRFVDLVRELGYVIVFVKTIDIPLDDFENLSISNEFQDLTGIAKIDNWEKYIFPIDFFEVKLYKPEYDVKKGMHRYFLQNIFQLQMNHINKEDL, via the coding sequence ATGTCCATATTCACTAAATTTAAAGGTACTAAAAATAAAACAGACCACCCTGAAAAGGTGGGCGATTTTTACAATAAAAACCACGATGCCTTCATTAAGGTGTACGGGGAGGTGATTCAGGCTTTCAGGACCAATGATTTAAAAGGGATTTTAAACTACCAGATTGAGCAGATAGGCTTCAAGCCGGAATACAGAGTATTGGATGCCGGTTGTGGTGTATGTGGACCGGCCCGCCATTTTGCCCGGGAAACTGGCTGTACGGTGGATGCCGTTACGGTTTCGGAGTCGCAGTTGAATGCATCCAGGCAGCATATAGCACATGAACAGCTTCAGGACAAGATTACTGTTCATTTACAGGATTACCATGAAGTCGACAAGTTGTTTCCCAATGAGACGTTTGATAAGGTCTATTTTCTGGAATCCTTTGGTCATTCTACCGATAAGGAAAAATTACTGAAGGCCATCTGGAAAGTGCTGAAGCCCGGGGGGGAGGTGTATATCAAAGACTTGTTCCGTCGTATTTCAAAGAATTGGCTGGTGCAGCGGAAGATTGACGGTGAAATCAAAAAAATAAACGATGCCTACTATTATGACGTGGCGGATTTGAACAGGTTTGTAGACCTGGTCAGAGAATTGGGCTATGTCATTGTGTTTGTCAAGACAATAGATATTCCGCTGGATGATTTTGAAAACCTGTCAATCTCCAACGAATTTCAGGATCTGACCGGTATCGCCAAGATTGACAACTGGGAGAAATATATTTTTCCGATAGATTTCTTTGAAGTGAAATTATATAAACCGGAATACGATGTCAAAAAAGGCATGCATCGCTATTTCTTGCAGAATATTTTCCAGCTGCAAATGAATCACATTAACAAAGAGGATCTCTGA
- the aceB gene encoding malate synthase A, giving the protein MSAYNTPEGVEIKGAYKPEYAEILTPEALAFFAKLQRKYNARRKELLQKRVERQVRLDAGELPDFLPETKSIRESDWTVAPCPADIQDRRVEITGPVDRKMIINALNSGAKVFMADFEDSNAPTWENNISGQINLKDANRKTISFINEANGKEYKLNEKHAALFVRPRGWHLLEKHVTVDGEVASGSIWDFAIYFYHNAKERLAQGSGIYFYLPKMESHLEARLWNDIFVDAQNESGVPQGSVKATVLIETIVATFELNEILFELKEHSAGLNCGRWDYIFSFIKRTVKNKQFLVPDRMQVTMTTHFLKSYSELVIQTCHKRNAFAMGGMAAQIPIKDNPEANEVALAKVRADKEREAKAGHDGTWVAHPGLVQIAMDEFNKYMPTPNQIHVKREDVQVTAADLLEVPKGTITLGGLKNNIDVGIQYLEAWLRGNGCVPIHNLMEDAATAEISRTQVWQWVHHEDARLDDGTKVTAELVQHLINEQKEAYKATLGDKYAASKFDLAIELFTKMSLQDSLEEFLTLEAYNYID; this is encoded by the coding sequence ATGTCAGCATACAACACGCCAGAAGGCGTAGAAATCAAAGGGGCTTATAAGCCGGAATACGCAGAAATACTGACGCCGGAAGCATTGGCATTTTTTGCCAAATTACAACGCAAATACAATGCTCGCCGCAAAGAACTCTTGCAAAAGAGAGTGGAACGCCAGGTACGCCTGGATGCAGGTGAATTACCCGATTTTTTACCAGAAACCAAATCCATCCGCGAATCGGACTGGACGGTAGCACCCTGCCCTGCAGATATCCAGGACAGACGGGTGGAAATCACGGGCCCAGTGGACCGAAAAATGATTATCAATGCGCTCAATTCAGGGGCAAAGGTATTTATGGCTGATTTTGAAGATTCAAACGCTCCGACCTGGGAAAATAACATATCCGGTCAGATAAACCTAAAAGACGCCAACCGCAAAACCATTTCCTTCATCAATGAAGCAAACGGCAAAGAATATAAACTGAATGAAAAACATGCGGCATTATTCGTCCGACCTCGAGGGTGGCATCTACTGGAAAAACACGTAACCGTTGACGGTGAAGTGGCCAGTGGCTCCATCTGGGATTTCGCCATCTATTTTTACCACAATGCGAAAGAAAGGCTGGCGCAAGGCAGCGGCATCTATTTCTATCTGCCAAAAATGGAGAGCCATCTGGAAGCCCGTTTATGGAACGATATTTTTGTAGATGCCCAAAATGAATCAGGTGTTCCGCAAGGGTCTGTCAAAGCAACCGTATTGATTGAAACCATTGTGGCTACGTTTGAGTTAAATGAGATCTTATTTGAATTGAAAGAACATTCTGCCGGACTGAACTGTGGCCGTTGGGATTATATTTTCTCGTTCATCAAGAGAACGGTGAAAAACAAGCAATTCCTGGTACCGGACAGAATGCAGGTGACCATGACGACGCATTTCCTGAAATCCTACTCTGAGCTGGTCATCCAGACTTGTCACAAACGCAATGCATTTGCGATGGGCGGTATGGCGGCACAGATTCCTATTAAAGACAATCCGGAAGCGAATGAAGTAGCATTGGCTAAAGTTCGAGCCGATAAAGAACGGGAAGCGAAAGCCGGACACGACGGAACATGGGTGGCACATCCGGGCCTGGTTCAGATTGCGATGGATGAATTCAACAAATACATGCCGACACCAAACCAGATTCACGTAAAACGAGAAGATGTACAGGTTACTGCTGCAGATCTGTTGGAAGTACCTAAAGGAACCATCACTTTGGGCGGTCTGAAAAACAATATTGACGTTGGTATTCAGTACCTGGAAGCCTGGTTGAGAGGCAATGGATGTGTTCCCATCCATAATTTGATGGAAGATGCAGCTACGGCTGAAATTTCCCGTACACAGGTATGGCAGTGGGTACATCATGAAGATGCCAGACTGGATGATGGCACAAAAGTAACGGCTGAATTGGTTCAGCATCTAATCAATGAACAGAAAGAGGCGTACAAGGCTACTTTAGGTGATAAGTATGCCGCTTCTAAATTTGACCTGGCCATCGAATTGTTTACCAAAATGTCTTTGCAGGATTCGCTGGAAGAGTTCTTAACCTTGGAAGCTTATAATTATATTGATTAG
- a CDS encoding class I SAM-dependent methyltransferase gives MPKNSPEDVKEYYNRMTASYLDIYGDVIQAFRPTDTEKLLDHIARSAGINWNMKVLDLGCGVAGPATYFSKKWNVSIDAVTVSDVQAQIAAEKISQENLDEKVRVHTGDYHQLEQLPIADDCYDVVLFLESLGHSYDIQLAIGEAARKLKDGGILYIKDFYKKKGENSGEQQKIDKVIRNINRHYAYNTLDLEALKDAVLKAGLKIVFVQPFDFMDDISVRYNFEQANNIDIFEGIPEFYPAEWLEIKCIKA, from the coding sequence ATGCCAAAGAATTCTCCGGAAGATGTAAAAGAATATTACAACAGGATGACAGCATCTTATTTGGATATTTATGGAGATGTGATACAGGCATTCCGGCCAACGGATACAGAAAAACTGCTGGATCATATTGCGAGAAGCGCCGGTATCAACTGGAACATGAAAGTATTGGATCTTGGCTGCGGCGTGGCAGGCCCTGCAACCTATTTTTCAAAAAAATGGAATGTAAGCATTGATGCGGTAACAGTATCTGATGTACAGGCGCAGATTGCAGCAGAGAAAATAAGTCAGGAAAACCTGGATGAAAAGGTCAGGGTTCACACTGGAGATTATCATCAATTAGAACAATTACCTATCGCTGACGACTGCTATGATGTTGTCTTATTTCTGGAGAGCCTGGGGCATTCCTATGATATCCAATTGGCGATAGGTGAGGCTGCCCGAAAGCTTAAGGATGGCGGAATTTTGTACATCAAAGACTTTTACAAAAAGAAAGGTGAGAACAGCGGTGAACAACAGAAAATTGATAAAGTTATCCGGAATATCAACCGGCATTATGCGTACAATACATTAGACCTGGAAGCGTTAAAAGATGCTGTACTGAAAGCCGGATTAAAAATAGTATTTGTCCAACCATTTGATTTTATGGATGACATATCGGTACGATATAACTTCGAACAAGCAAACAATATTGATATCTTCGAGGGGATACCGGAATTTTATCCCGCAGAATGGCTGGAAATAAAATGCATAAAAGCCTGA
- a CDS encoding UbiA family prenyltransferase, whose protein sequence is MAFFSNIQNRLWANVQYKFSTIFCSLYVVLFLGHSSGNRILWYIFISILLSMGIAGMGYVLNDYHDYHDDIKNGKQNLFINFSRTTSVLLVIFFLFLSVFPWFILPFDRFSLMFISLEFLLFFIYALPPFRLKERGAWGVVTDALYAQVVPCILAVYTYSKIVNNISVATSFLVVYVVWLILMGIRNILNHQIEDYDNDLNTQTQTFVTIHGVRKSKSWVMHLMVPIEWTLFFMVLYFLPETRQLFLYAYLLYISAYVLKERISKKAPLLSDFEIRYDFINKQLLNEFYEIHLPLLLLCYFSFFQPFFIWILALNLLLFFPIYLRYTVGFIQKYFHF, encoded by the coding sequence TTGGCATTCTTCAGCAATATACAGAACCGTTTGTGGGCGAATGTCCAGTATAAATTCAGCACCATCTTCTGCAGCCTGTATGTCGTGTTGTTCCTCGGGCATTCCAGTGGAAACAGGATACTCTGGTATATTTTTATTTCTATCCTGTTGTCGATGGGAATAGCAGGTATGGGTTATGTATTGAATGATTACCACGATTATCACGATGACATAAAAAATGGCAAACAGAATCTGTTCATCAACTTTTCCAGAACTACATCCGTATTGCTGGTGATTTTTTTTTTATTTCTGTCTGTTTTTCCATGGTTTATCCTCCCGTTTGACCGGTTCTCGTTAATGTTCATCTCTTTGGAGTTTCTGTTGTTCTTTATTTATGCTCTGCCGCCATTCAGGCTGAAAGAAAGAGGCGCCTGGGGAGTTGTGACAGATGCTCTTTATGCGCAGGTCGTGCCATGTATATTGGCGGTTTACACCTATTCAAAAATAGTTAATAATATATCTGTCGCCACTTCGTTCCTGGTTGTTTATGTGGTCTGGTTAATCCTGATGGGAATTCGCAACATACTCAATCACCAGATAGAGGATTATGACAATGACCTCAATACACAAACGCAAACTTTTGTAACTATCCACGGAGTCCGTAAAAGCAAATCTTGGGTGATGCACCTCATGGTGCCGATTGAGTGGACACTTTTTTTTATGGTACTATACTTTCTGCCGGAAACCCGCCAGTTGTTCTTATACGCTTATTTGCTCTACATCTCGGCTTATGTACTCAAGGAAAGAATAAGCAAAAAAGCACCGTTGCTTTCTGATTTTGAGATACGGTATGATTTTATCAATAAGCAGCTTCTGAACGAATTTTATGAAATACACCTTCCGTTGCTGCTGTTGTGCTATTTTAGTTTTTTCCAGCCTTTCTTCATCTGGATTTTAGCGTTGAATCTGCTGCTGTTTTTCCCGATATACCTGCGTTATACGGTCGGATTCATCCAAAAATATTTTCATTTTTAG
- a CDS encoding phytanoyl-CoA dioxygenase family protein encodes MANDLLKCGFVIVDLLDDTEVQQLTSLTQKYLTQPGQDFISSSHFLSMDDSKQINHELHSIIQPKTDILFPALELLGGTLATKIKGKDILKAHNDWSIVDETIHNSYNLWIPLVNTGKENGTLGLIPGSHLWNNKLRGLGIPGDYESYTHQFLGIGYEPALNAGQAILYNHKLIHYSRPNKTDQPRNTAIIGMKDKEAGLQVSFSADNKTIETYRATEEDFYGFDVKKISSHNQQLPTVPLYTERIGWEEIRTKFNSHLPEEFSNLFCKRESLISKLLHKFKFSY; translated from the coding sequence ATGGCAAATGATCTATTGAAATGCGGTTTTGTCATTGTTGATTTACTGGATGACACGGAAGTACAGCAGTTAACTTCGTTAACACAAAAATACCTTACACAACCCGGACAGGATTTCATCTCCTCTTCCCACTTTTTATCCATGGACGATTCAAAGCAAATCAATCATGAATTGCATTCCATCATTCAACCCAAGACAGACATCCTATTTCCTGCGCTTGAGTTGCTGGGCGGTACTTTAGCCACCAAGATTAAAGGGAAAGATATTCTCAAGGCGCACAACGACTGGTCTATCGTGGATGAAACCATCCATAATTCCTATAATCTGTGGATACCATTGGTAAACACCGGCAAGGAGAACGGCACACTCGGGTTAATTCCAGGCTCCCATTTATGGAATAATAAATTAAGAGGATTGGGTATTCCAGGCGATTATGAATCCTATACCCATCAATTCCTCGGCATCGGATATGAACCGGCTTTAAATGCAGGACAGGCTATCTTATACAATCACAAACTCATCCACTACTCCAGGCCCAACAAGACTGATCAGCCCAGAAATACAGCCATCATCGGGATGAAAGATAAGGAAGCTGGCTTACAGGTTTCATTCTCTGCGGACAACAAAACAATTGAAACCTATCGGGCGACAGAAGAAGATTTCTACGGATTTGATGTAAAAAAAATCAGCAGCCATAACCAGCAATTACCGACTGTTCCTCTTTATACCGAAAGAATAGGTTGGGAAGAAATACGAACAAAGTTCAACAGCCACTTACCGGAAGAGTTCTCTAATCTTTTCTGCAAAAGAGAATCTCTCATTTCCAAACTGCTTCATAAATTTAAATTTTCCTACTGA
- a CDS encoding phytanoyl-CoA dioxygenase family protein, with product MPHCLCCTLTNRKTEVQQYSMPDDLFIHYPEIIGQPKIGTLEKTFSYIPKKFTEKEFKQQLFENRTKYSTMQPLFSNPEHQAFFEKNGFLKINALDEKDVKELKDFLFESGIKKVTEYGFYVGMDHEDKALVAQMMDKIGSVAMPKLTSFLKDYQLITASYVIKDPNPKGVVPPHQDWTFVEDEIQHCSVTCWIALVDTNMENGCMGVIKGSHKFFNSVRPSPSPQVPSPLAKHMFSMFPYFELLPMKAGEALIFDNRTFHSSPPNITNEPRLAVGLSFTQKEAQLRHYYCKPGTKDTLLKYRIDPAFFMKYDNGSLSRMYDAGKLIENYELMEERKFVWEDLSKDEMKRRILAAGNVYNKELTQHMMSLFGEQMKDGVKDKVMGILSAFNPLSVLRKIKEKVA from the coding sequence ATGCCGCATTGTTTATGCTGTACTTTAACAAACAGAAAAACGGAAGTGCAGCAATACAGCATGCCGGATGATTTGTTCATCCATTATCCCGAAATCATCGGACAACCTAAAATAGGCACCTTAGAAAAAACATTTTCCTATATCCCTAAAAAGTTTACGGAAAAAGAGTTTAAGCAGCAACTTTTTGAAAACAGAACCAAATACTCCACCATGCAACCATTATTCTCCAACCCGGAACATCAGGCATTTTTTGAAAAAAACGGATTCCTGAAAATAAATGCCTTAGACGAAAAGGATGTGAAAGAGCTGAAAGATTTCCTGTTTGAATCCGGCATCAAGAAAGTAACCGAATATGGTTTTTATGTGGGTATGGACCATGAAGATAAAGCGCTGGTTGCTCAAATGATGGATAAGATCGGTTCGGTGGCCATGCCTAAACTCACGTCTTTTTTAAAGGACTATCAACTGATTACAGCGAGTTATGTGATAAAAGATCCGAATCCGAAAGGAGTCGTGCCGCCACATCAGGACTGGACTTTTGTAGAAGACGAAATACAACACTGCTCGGTAACCTGCTGGATAGCCTTAGTGGATACGAATATGGAAAACGGCTGTATGGGGGTGATTAAAGGAAGCCATAAATTTTTCAACAGTGTGCGTCCATCCCCGTCACCACAGGTTCCGTCTCCACTGGCGAAACACATGTTTTCCATGTTTCCGTATTTTGAACTACTGCCCATGAAAGCCGGTGAAGCGCTGATATTCGACAACAGAACCTTCCACTCCTCTCCTCCTAACATCACCAATGAACCCCGACTGGCGGTTGGATTGAGCTTTACGCAAAAAGAAGCGCAGCTCCGGCATTACTACTGCAAGCCGGGGACAAAAGACACGCTGTTAAAATACAGGATAGACCCGGCATTTTTCATGAAATATGACAATGGCTCCTTATCCAGAATGTATGATGCCGGCAAGTTGATAGAAAATTATGAACTGATGGAAGAGCGGAAATTTGTCTGGGAAGACCTGAGTAAGGACGAAATGAAACGGCGTATCCTTGCAGCAGGAAATGTGTACAATAAGGAATTAACCCAACACATGATGTCCTTATTCGGAGAACAGATGAAAGACGGCGTAAAAGACAAGGTAATGGGTATTCTTTCCGCATTTAATCCATTAAGTGTCCTTAGAAAAATAAAAGAAAAGGTAGCCTGA
- a CDS encoding phytanoyl-CoA dioxygenase family protein codes for MRPVFNNPELEQQFQKEGYVIIPFLTDEEVAEIKERYFETLSNSGGLIGAEDAGLKDKITYDFTFIDKNIEYKKLVFKIITERFDKYVKKYLADYTPIIANFIRKKTNDGEVPLHQNWAFVDERKCTSVSIWCPLVDSNESNGTLQVVPGTHKRYGEFRGPMVPWELENIKHDIIRKHLIPMNLKAGQAVVLDDSIVHYSAINKTDDLRLAIQLILIPGEEKSIHYHMNPQKSSTNIDVLEVDTDFYMNFNPWKQPENVKVLRRIHYKPFDMSIQSFEKGIFSTRIDEEPEKKSILDKLKAVFN; via the coding sequence ATGAGACCCGTATTCAATAATCCTGAGTTAGAGCAGCAATTCCAAAAAGAGGGCTATGTCATTATCCCTTTTTTAACCGATGAAGAAGTGGCGGAAATCAAAGAACGCTACTTCGAAACCTTATCCAACAGCGGCGGCCTGATTGGCGCGGAGGATGCCGGTTTAAAGGATAAGATCACCTACGATTTTACATTCATTGATAAGAATATCGAGTATAAAAAGCTGGTATTTAAAATCATCACGGAACGGTTTGACAAGTATGTAAAGAAATACCTGGCCGATTATACACCTATCATTGCCAACTTCATCCGAAAAAAAACGAACGACGGAGAAGTGCCGCTGCATCAGAACTGGGCATTTGTGGATGAACGGAAATGTACCTCCGTATCCATCTGGTGCCCGTTGGTGGACAGCAACGAAAGCAACGGTACGCTGCAGGTGGTACCGGGCACACACAAACGATACGGTGAATTCCGAGGGCCGATGGTACCGTGGGAACTGGAAAACATCAAACACGACATTATCAGAAAGCACCTGATACCGATGAACCTGAAAGCAGGACAGGCAGTGGTGCTGGATGACAGTATCGTACATTATTCCGCCATCAACAAGACGGATGATTTGCGTCTGGCGATTCAGCTGATACTGATTCCGGGCGAAGAGAAATCCATCCATTACCACATGAATCCGCAGAAGAGCTCGACCAATATCGATGTACTGGAGGTGGATACGGATTTTTATATGAATTTCAATCCCTGGAAACAACCTGAAAATGTAAAAGTCCTTCGCAGGATTCATTACAAGCCTTTTGATATGTCCATCCAATCATTTGAAAAAGGGATATTCTCCACCCGGATTGATGAAGAGCCGGAAAAAAAATCCATCTTAGATAAACTGAAAGCGGTTTTCAATTAA
- a CDS encoding phytanoyl-CoA dioxygenase family protein has protein sequence MIRRLLNTVFSKPLNVKFDRVLPLNYFTSADSHQSIQQDGYLLIKDAVTKEQLSFLETTYQNLTEFPEYSITDKFQNSGRFRSPDIRNFVMSNIGAFSKDLLPSVFNAAIYDENTTGAFQIKPPSKVSELNPHQDAPVVDETKENGLFVWIPLCDITDKNGAIYVLPGSHLWGNHQRSLNVHWPLEEHAKTLWKHMQPVYMKKGDILCWDTALIHASSPNLSDETRVAITTTLLPKDFKMVEYFKDRQTPEDSVEKYRVERSFWESEDIMKRPPCPPNQFLGLEKLAFPASITKKQILRLIEDANVHISKR, from the coding sequence ATGATCCGACGACTTTTAAATACTGTTTTCTCCAAGCCTCTGAATGTAAAATTTGACAGGGTTTTACCATTGAATTATTTTACATCAGCTGACAGCCACCAGTCAATTCAACAGGACGGATATCTCTTGATAAAAGATGCGGTAACAAAGGAGCAGTTATCTTTTTTAGAAACTACCTATCAGAACCTTACAGAATTCCCGGAATACTCTATAACGGATAAATTTCAAAACAGCGGGCGTTTCCGTTCTCCTGATATCAGGAATTTTGTGATGAGTAATATAGGCGCTTTTTCAAAAGATCTTCTGCCATCTGTTTTTAATGCGGCTATTTACGATGAAAATACCACCGGCGCGTTTCAGATCAAGCCACCATCCAAAGTCAGTGAACTCAACCCGCACCAGGATGCACCGGTAGTAGATGAGACAAAAGAGAACGGACTTTTTGTCTGGATTCCTTTATGTGATATAACGGATAAAAACGGAGCGATTTATGTATTGCCCGGCAGTCATTTATGGGGAAACCATCAACGGTCGCTGAATGTACATTGGCCGCTGGAAGAACATGCCAAGACACTGTGGAAGCACATGCAGCCGGTATATATGAAAAAAGGCGATATCCTTTGCTGGGATACGGCACTGATACATGCCTCTTCACCTAACTTATCCGATGAAACGAGGGTGGCCATCACCACGACGCTGCTGCCTAAGGATTTCAAGATGGTGGAATATTTTAAAGACAGGCAAACGCCGGAAGACAGCGTGGAGAAATACCGCGTGGAGCGGAGCTTTTGGGAGAGTGAAGATATCATGAAACGGCCGCCTTGTCCTCCGAATCAGTTCCTCGGCCTGGAAAAACTGGCTTTTCCGGCTTCCATTACTAAAAAGCAAATATTGCGTCTTATAGAAGATGCTAACGTTCATATCTCAAAACGCTAA